A genomic stretch from Arachis stenosperma cultivar V10309 chromosome 3, arast.V10309.gnm1.PFL2, whole genome shotgun sequence includes:
- the LOC130966397 gene encoding uncharacterized protein LOC130966397, translating into MVTTSDQEDEDELSNLSQQPENNSTDEEDKDHQEPEISQQELLKLYAPFPQLLNGAVGKRIYSRFLDLFASLHLNIPFIKAIQQMPAFIKYMKELLPRKSSLKGGQTIVLNKECSALIQLELPAKRRDPGSFHIPCAIGETMFDRALCDLGASINLLPLSLAKRLQINEIMPTDVVIRLADKTQKQAIGVVENVLLKVGKYFLPTDFVILDMEESHTHPVILGRPFLATARALIDVEKGELILRIHDERLSFNVFKLSQEEDQEHKEPSKDHDEMLKEEASTEAHPTYLETPLVNKQGKQPLPQLKKKLEEPKPLEACEDNITTTVEK; encoded by the coding sequence ATGGTCACTACAAGTGATCAAGAGGATGAAGACGAGCTAAGCAACCTCTCCCAACAGCCTGAAAATAACTCAACAGATGAGGAGGATAaagatcaccaagaaccagaAATCTCACAACAAGAGTTGCTGAAGCTCTATGCACCATTTCCCCAATTGCTCAATGGTGCTGTggggaagagaatatactcaagGTTCTTAGACTTGTTTGCATCTCTGCATTTGAACATACCATTCATCAAGGCCATACAACAAATGCCTGCATTCATCAAGTACATGAAGGAACTTCTTCCCAGGAAAAGCTCACTCAAAGGAGGGCAAACTATAGTGTTAaacaaggaatgtagtgccCTTATTCAACTTGAATTGCCTGCAAAAAGAAgagacccagggagttttcacatCCCCTGTGCCATAGGGGAAACAATGTTTGACAGAGCACTCTGTGACTtaggggcaagtatcaacttactGCCCCTATCCCTGGCGAAGAGGCTGCAGATCAATGAGATAATGCCCACAGATGTGGTCATCAGGCTGGCTGACAAGACTCAAAAgcaagcaataggagtggtGGAAAATGTGTTACTAAAGGTTGGGAAATACTTTCTCCCAACAGACTTTGTCATCCTGGACATGGAAGAGAGTCACACTCACCCAGTCATATTGGGGAGACCCTTCCTAGCTACGgccagagcactcatagatgtggaGAAAGGGGAGCTAATATTGAGGATCCATGATGAACGGCTCAGCTTTAATGTCTTCAAACTCtcacaagaagaagaccaagAACACAAGGAACCAAGTAAAGACCATGATGAGATGCTAAAGGAGGAAGCAAGTACAGAAGCACACCCAACCTATCTGGAGACCCCTTTGGTTAATAAACAAGGGAAACAGCCACTACCACAGCTCAAGAAAAAGTTAGAGGAACCTAAACCCCTAGAGGCATGTGAAGACAACATCACAACTACCGTAGAAAAATAA